The Sebastes umbrosus isolate fSebUmb1 chromosome 4, fSebUmb1.pri, whole genome shotgun sequence genome has a window encoding:
- the cbfb gene encoding core-binding factor subunit beta isoform X4 produces the protein MPRVVPDQRSKFENEEFFRKLSRECEIKYTGFRDRPHEERQARFQNACRDGRSEIAFVATGTNLSLQFFPANLHGDQRQVPAREYVDFERETGKVYLKAPMILNGVCVMWRGWIDLQRLDGMGYLEYDEERAQEDALAQAAFEEARRRTRDFEDRDRSHREDLETTAGPQPWLKHGQR, from the exons ATGCCGCGGGTAGTCCCGGACCAGAGGAGCAAGTTTGAGAATGAGGAGTTTTTCCGCAAGTTGAGCAGGGAGTGTGAG ATTAAATATACTGGCTTCAGGGACCGGCCCCATGAGGAGAGACAAGCTCGCTTCCAGAACGCTTGCAGGGACGGACGGTCAGAAATA gcctTTGTAGCTACAGGTACCAACCTCTCTCTCCAGTTCTTTCCAGCCAACCTGCACGGAGATCAGAGGCAGGTTCCTGCAAGGGAGTATGTCGactttgagagagagacaggaaag GTCTATTTAAAGGCACCCATGATCTTGAACggggtgtgtgtgatgtggagaGGCTGGATCGACCTACAGAGGCTGGATGGGATGGGATACCTGGAGTATGATGAAGAGAGGGCGCAG gagGACGCTTTGGCCCAGGCAGCGTTTGAAGAGGCTCGACGCAGAACCAGAGACTTTGAAGACAGAGACCGATCACACAGAGAGGATCTAGAG ACGACAGCAGGACCCCAGCCCTGGCTCAAACATGGCCAACGCTGA
- the cbfb gene encoding core-binding factor subunit beta isoform X2, producing MPRVVPDQRSKFENEEFFRKLSRECEIKYTGFRDRPHEERQARFQNACRDGRSEIAFVATGTNLSLQFFPANLHGDQRQVPAREYVDFERETGKVYLKAPMILNGVCVMWRGWIDLQRLDGMGYLEYDEERAQEDALAQAAFEEARRRTRDFEDRDRSHREDLESRRQQDPSPGSNMANADVEHKMR from the exons ATGCCGCGGGTAGTCCCGGACCAGAGGAGCAAGTTTGAGAATGAGGAGTTTTTCCGCAAGTTGAGCAGGGAGTGTGAG ATTAAATATACTGGCTTCAGGGACCGGCCCCATGAGGAGAGACAAGCTCGCTTCCAGAACGCTTGCAGGGACGGACGGTCAGAAATA gcctTTGTAGCTACAGGTACCAACCTCTCTCTCCAGTTCTTTCCAGCCAACCTGCACGGAGATCAGAGGCAGGTTCCTGCAAGGGAGTATGTCGactttgagagagagacaggaaag GTCTATTTAAAGGCACCCATGATCTTGAACggggtgtgtgtgatgtggagaGGCTGGATCGACCTACAGAGGCTGGATGGGATGGGATACCTGGAGTATGATGAAGAGAGGGCGCAG gagGACGCTTTGGCCCAGGCAGCGTTTGAAGAGGCTCGACGCAGAACCAGAGACTTTGAAGACAGAGACCGATCACACAGAGAGGATCTAGAG tCCAGACGACAGCAGGACCCCAGCCCTGGCTCAAACATGGCCAACGCTGACGTGGAACACAAGATgcgctga
- the cbfb gene encoding core-binding factor subunit beta isoform X1, which translates to MPRVVPDQRSKFENEEFFRKLSRECEIKYTGFRDRPHEERQARFQNACRDGRSEIAFVATGTNLSLQFFPANLHGDQRQVPAREYVDFERETGKVYLKAPMILNGVCVMWRGWIDLQRLDGMGYLEYDEERAQQEDALAQAAFEEARRRTRDFEDRDRSHREDLESRRQQDPSPGSNMANADVEHKMR; encoded by the exons ATGCCGCGGGTAGTCCCGGACCAGAGGAGCAAGTTTGAGAATGAGGAGTTTTTCCGCAAGTTGAGCAGGGAGTGTGAG ATTAAATATACTGGCTTCAGGGACCGGCCCCATGAGGAGAGACAAGCTCGCTTCCAGAACGCTTGCAGGGACGGACGGTCAGAAATA gcctTTGTAGCTACAGGTACCAACCTCTCTCTCCAGTTCTTTCCAGCCAACCTGCACGGAGATCAGAGGCAGGTTCCTGCAAGGGAGTATGTCGactttgagagagagacaggaaag GTCTATTTAAAGGCACCCATGATCTTGAACggggtgtgtgtgatgtggagaGGCTGGATCGACCTACAGAGGCTGGATGGGATGGGATACCTGGAGTATGATGAAGAGAGGGCGCAG caggagGACGCTTTGGCCCAGGCAGCGTTTGAAGAGGCTCGACGCAGAACCAGAGACTTTGAAGACAGAGACCGATCACACAGAGAGGATCTAGAG tCCAGACGACAGCAGGACCCCAGCCCTGGCTCAAACATGGCCAACGCTGACGTGGAACACAAGATgcgctga
- the cbfb gene encoding core-binding factor subunit beta isoform X5, giving the protein MPRVVPDQRSKFENEEFFRKLSRECEIKYTGFRDRPHEERQARFQNACRDGRSEIAFVATGTNLSLQFFPANLHGDQRQVPAREYVDFERETGKVYLKAPMILNGVCVMWRGWIDLQRLDGMGYLEYDEERAQQEDALAQAAFEEARRRTRDFEDRDRSHREDLEDPVVSKIWD; this is encoded by the exons ATGCCGCGGGTAGTCCCGGACCAGAGGAGCAAGTTTGAGAATGAGGAGTTTTTCCGCAAGTTGAGCAGGGAGTGTGAG ATTAAATATACTGGCTTCAGGGACCGGCCCCATGAGGAGAGACAAGCTCGCTTCCAGAACGCTTGCAGGGACGGACGGTCAGAAATA gcctTTGTAGCTACAGGTACCAACCTCTCTCTCCAGTTCTTTCCAGCCAACCTGCACGGAGATCAGAGGCAGGTTCCTGCAAGGGAGTATGTCGactttgagagagagacaggaaag GTCTATTTAAAGGCACCCATGATCTTGAACggggtgtgtgtgatgtggagaGGCTGGATCGACCTACAGAGGCTGGATGGGATGGGATACCTGGAGTATGATGAAGAGAGGGCGCAG caggagGACGCTTTGGCCCAGGCAGCGTTTGAAGAGGCTCGACGCAGAACCAGAGACTTTGAAGACAGAGACCGATCACACAGAGAGGATCTAGAG gaCCCTGTGGTTTCTAAAATCTGGGACtga
- the cbfb gene encoding core-binding factor subunit beta isoform X6 yields MPRVVPDQRSKFENEEFFRKLSRECEIKYTGFRDRPHEERQARFQNACRDGRSEIAFVATGTNLSLQFFPANLHGDQRQVPAREYVDFERETGKVYLKAPMILNGVCVMWRGWIDLQRLDGMGYLEYDEERAQEDALAQAAFEEARRRTRDFEDRDRSHREDLEDPVVSKIWD; encoded by the exons ATGCCGCGGGTAGTCCCGGACCAGAGGAGCAAGTTTGAGAATGAGGAGTTTTTCCGCAAGTTGAGCAGGGAGTGTGAG ATTAAATATACTGGCTTCAGGGACCGGCCCCATGAGGAGAGACAAGCTCGCTTCCAGAACGCTTGCAGGGACGGACGGTCAGAAATA gcctTTGTAGCTACAGGTACCAACCTCTCTCTCCAGTTCTTTCCAGCCAACCTGCACGGAGATCAGAGGCAGGTTCCTGCAAGGGAGTATGTCGactttgagagagagacaggaaag GTCTATTTAAAGGCACCCATGATCTTGAACggggtgtgtgtgatgtggagaGGCTGGATCGACCTACAGAGGCTGGATGGGATGGGATACCTGGAGTATGATGAAGAGAGGGCGCAG gagGACGCTTTGGCCCAGGCAGCGTTTGAAGAGGCTCGACGCAGAACCAGAGACTTTGAAGACAGAGACCGATCACACAGAGAGGATCTAGAG gaCCCTGTGGTTTCTAAAATCTGGGACtga
- the cbfb gene encoding core-binding factor subunit beta isoform X3, producing MPRVVPDQRSKFENEEFFRKLSRECEIKYTGFRDRPHEERQARFQNACRDGRSEIAFVATGTNLSLQFFPANLHGDQRQVPAREYVDFERETGKVYLKAPMILNGVCVMWRGWIDLQRLDGMGYLEYDEERAQQEDALAQAAFEEARRRTRDFEDRDRSHREDLETTAGPQPWLKHGQR from the exons ATGCCGCGGGTAGTCCCGGACCAGAGGAGCAAGTTTGAGAATGAGGAGTTTTTCCGCAAGTTGAGCAGGGAGTGTGAG ATTAAATATACTGGCTTCAGGGACCGGCCCCATGAGGAGAGACAAGCTCGCTTCCAGAACGCTTGCAGGGACGGACGGTCAGAAATA gcctTTGTAGCTACAGGTACCAACCTCTCTCTCCAGTTCTTTCCAGCCAACCTGCACGGAGATCAGAGGCAGGTTCCTGCAAGGGAGTATGTCGactttgagagagagacaggaaag GTCTATTTAAAGGCACCCATGATCTTGAACggggtgtgtgtgatgtggagaGGCTGGATCGACCTACAGAGGCTGGATGGGATGGGATACCTGGAGTATGATGAAGAGAGGGCGCAG caggagGACGCTTTGGCCCAGGCAGCGTTTGAAGAGGCTCGACGCAGAACCAGAGACTTTGAAGACAGAGACCGATCACACAGAGAGGATCTAGAG ACGACAGCAGGACCCCAGCCCTGGCTCAAACATGGCCAACGCTGA